One region of Juglans microcarpa x Juglans regia isolate MS1-56 chromosome 7S, Jm3101_v1.0, whole genome shotgun sequence genomic DNA includes:
- the LOC121240571 gene encoding uncharacterized protein LOC121240571 isoform X4 produces the protein MAVDRHTPDLLLPSQFDPYDEEDLFPENLKPSHLHKDFSSNSKPWEADPHGHGNESVFSNSPVESDLGSADTESDRDDDYIAELTRQMSHYMLQEDHDQNSLPCTEKMEKTWGLAGSPQSTLWPPLGSSHGSPHIGSSQEDPFRDGTYDEELRSSSFKPGVGLNSNPALTDDQLRAIQVFYTLKQRAMKQQGSPNWPGRQAKAPTRQPVQSREQPDQQVHEQKGGSCINIGRSLDGGKSRTTNPWTQSPTQRELQVKCNQQKGSSAMRMFVLGGESSSESSCTGTGVFLPRGIWYSSEPRKKPGCSTVFIPARVVQALQLHFDQMGVKPRTKSGGCPLQHDGWIGRRDDSKQKRQQRTAPVMSQHDIGLPQEWKY, from the exons ATGGCTGTTGACCGACACACTCCAGATTTACTTCTTCCCTCTCAGTTTGATCCCTACGATGAGGAAGATCTCTTTCCAGAGAATCTCAAACCTTCCCACCTGCACAAAGACTTCTCGAGCAATTCTAAACCTTGGGAAGCTGATCCCCACGGTCACGGAAATGAATCGGTTTTCAGTAATTCCCCTGTTGAGTCGGACCTCGGTTCGGCCGATACGGAGAGTGACAGGGACGACGATTACATTGCCGAGTTAACTCGCCAGATGTCTCACTACATGCTCCAAGAAGATCATGACCAAAACTCCCTCCCATGCactgaaaaaatggaaaag ACATGGGGTTTGGCCGGCTCGCCACAATCAACGCTATGGCCACCGCTGGGCTCGAGCCATGGAAGCCCACATATTGGTTCTTCTCAAGAAGACCCCTTTCGGGATGGCACCTATGATGAGGAGCTTCGGAGCTCTTCATTCAAACCAGGTGTTGGGTTGAACTCAAATCCAGCTCTCACTGACGATCAACTTCGTGCTATTCAAGTa TTCTATACGCTTAAACAGCGTGCTATGAAGCAACAAGGCTCTCCAAACTGGCCGGGAAGACAAGCTAAAGCGCCTACTCGCCAACCAGTGCAATCAAGAGAACAGCCTGATCAGCAGGTTCATGAGCAGAAAGGTGGATCATGTATTAATATTGGCCGGTCTCTTGATGGAGGAAAGTCTCGTACAACAAACCCCTGGACTCAGTCTCCGACTCAGAGAGAGCTACAGGTGAAGTGTAACCAGCAAAAAGGGTCGTCGGCTATGAGGATGTTTGTACTGGGAGGCGAGTCAAGTAGTGAGTCATCATGTACTGGGACAGGTGTTTTCCTGCCTCGAGGAATCTGGTACTCTTCGGAACCACGCAAGAAACCAG GTTGCTCCACTGTTTTTATACCAGCAAGAGTAGTGCAGGCCCTGCAACTCCACTTTGACCAGATGGGAGTGAAGCCTCGAACCAAATCTGGTGGTTGCCCTCTGCAGCATG ATGGTTGGATTGGAAGGAGAGATGATTCAAAGCAGAAACGACAGCAGCGGACCGCACCAGTCATGAGCCAGCATGACATCGGGCTGCCTCAAGAATGGAAGTACTGA
- the LOC121240571 gene encoding uncharacterized protein LOC121240571 isoform X5 has translation MAVDRHTPDLLLPSQFDPYDEEDLFPENLKPSHLHKDFSSNSKPWEADPHGHGNESVFSNSPVESDLGSADTESDRDDDYIAELTRQMSHYMLQEDHDQNSLPCTEKMEKFYTLKQRAMKQQGSPNWPGRQAKAPTRQPVQSREQPDQQVHEQKGGSCINIGRSLDGGKSRTTNPWTQSPTQRELQVKCNQQKGSSAMRMFVLGGESSSESSCTGTGVFLPRGIWYSSEPRKKPGCSTVFIPARVVQALQLHFDQMGVKPRTKSGGCPLQLLSDGWIGRRDDSKQKRQQRTAPVMSQHDIGLPQEWKY, from the exons ATGGCTGTTGACCGACACACTCCAGATTTACTTCTTCCCTCTCAGTTTGATCCCTACGATGAGGAAGATCTCTTTCCAGAGAATCTCAAACCTTCCCACCTGCACAAAGACTTCTCGAGCAATTCTAAACCTTGGGAAGCTGATCCCCACGGTCACGGAAATGAATCGGTTTTCAGTAATTCCCCTGTTGAGTCGGACCTCGGTTCGGCCGATACGGAGAGTGACAGGGACGACGATTACATTGCCGAGTTAACTCGCCAGATGTCTCACTACATGCTCCAAGAAGATCATGACCAAAACTCCCTCCCATGCactgaaaaaatggaaaag TTCTATACGCTTAAACAGCGTGCTATGAAGCAACAAGGCTCTCCAAACTGGCCGGGAAGACAAGCTAAAGCGCCTACTCGCCAACCAGTGCAATCAAGAGAACAGCCTGATCAGCAGGTTCATGAGCAGAAAGGTGGATCATGTATTAATATTGGCCGGTCTCTTGATGGAGGAAAGTCTCGTACAACAAACCCCTGGACTCAGTCTCCGACTCAGAGAGAGCTACAGGTGAAGTGTAACCAGCAAAAAGGGTCGTCGGCTATGAGGATGTTTGTACTGGGAGGCGAGTCAAGTAGTGAGTCATCATGTACTGGGACAGGTGTTTTCCTGCCTCGAGGAATCTGGTACTCTTCGGAACCACGCAAGAAACCAG GTTGCTCCACTGTTTTTATACCAGCAAGAGTAGTGCAGGCCCTGCAACTCCACTTTGACCAGATGGGAGTGAAGCCTCGAACCAAATCTGGTGGTTGCCCTCTGCAGC TACTATCAGATGGTTGGATTGGAAGGAGAGATGATTCAAAGCAGAAACGACAGCAGCGGACCGCACCAGTCATGAGCCAGCATGACATCGGGCTGCCTCAAGAATGGAAGTACTGA
- the LOC121240571 gene encoding uncharacterized protein LOC121240571 isoform X3 codes for MAVDRHTPDLLLPSQFDPYDEEDLFPENLKPSHLHKDFSSNSKPWEADPHGHGNESVFSNSPVESDLGSADTESDRDDDYIAELTRQMSHYMLQEDHDQNSLPCTEKMEKTWGLAGSPQSTLWPPLGSSHGSPHIGSSQEDPFRDGTYDEELRSSSFKPGVGLNSNPALTDDQLRAIQVFYTLKQRAMKQQGSPNWPGRQAKAPTRQPVQSREQPDQQVHEQKGGSCINIGRSLDGGKSRTTNPWTQSPTQRELQVKCNQQKGSSAMRMFVLGGESSSESSCTGTGVFLPRGIWYSSEPRKKPGCSTVFIPARVVQALQLHFDQMGVKPRTKSGGCPLQLSDGWIGRRDDSKQKRQQRTAPVMSQHDIGLPQEWKY; via the exons ATGGCTGTTGACCGACACACTCCAGATTTACTTCTTCCCTCTCAGTTTGATCCCTACGATGAGGAAGATCTCTTTCCAGAGAATCTCAAACCTTCCCACCTGCACAAAGACTTCTCGAGCAATTCTAAACCTTGGGAAGCTGATCCCCACGGTCACGGAAATGAATCGGTTTTCAGTAATTCCCCTGTTGAGTCGGACCTCGGTTCGGCCGATACGGAGAGTGACAGGGACGACGATTACATTGCCGAGTTAACTCGCCAGATGTCTCACTACATGCTCCAAGAAGATCATGACCAAAACTCCCTCCCATGCactgaaaaaatggaaaag ACATGGGGTTTGGCCGGCTCGCCACAATCAACGCTATGGCCACCGCTGGGCTCGAGCCATGGAAGCCCACATATTGGTTCTTCTCAAGAAGACCCCTTTCGGGATGGCACCTATGATGAGGAGCTTCGGAGCTCTTCATTCAAACCAGGTGTTGGGTTGAACTCAAATCCAGCTCTCACTGACGATCAACTTCGTGCTATTCAAGTa TTCTATACGCTTAAACAGCGTGCTATGAAGCAACAAGGCTCTCCAAACTGGCCGGGAAGACAAGCTAAAGCGCCTACTCGCCAACCAGTGCAATCAAGAGAACAGCCTGATCAGCAGGTTCATGAGCAGAAAGGTGGATCATGTATTAATATTGGCCGGTCTCTTGATGGAGGAAAGTCTCGTACAACAAACCCCTGGACTCAGTCTCCGACTCAGAGAGAGCTACAGGTGAAGTGTAACCAGCAAAAAGGGTCGTCGGCTATGAGGATGTTTGTACTGGGAGGCGAGTCAAGTAGTGAGTCATCATGTACTGGGACAGGTGTTTTCCTGCCTCGAGGAATCTGGTACTCTTCGGAACCACGCAAGAAACCAG GTTGCTCCACTGTTTTTATACCAGCAAGAGTAGTGCAGGCCCTGCAACTCCACTTTGACCAGATGGGAGTGAAGCCTCGAACCAAATCTGGTGGTTGCCCTCTGCAGC TATCAGATGGTTGGATTGGAAGGAGAGATGATTCAAAGCAGAAACGACAGCAGCGGACCGCACCAGTCATGAGCCAGCATGACATCGGGCTGCCTCAAGAATGGAAGTACTGA
- the LOC121240764 gene encoding uncharacterized protein LOC121240764: MVGTDNIGVGVIIRDHQGQIIGALMASKCLKGSSFDAEAHGLLLATVFCKELGLKHVVIEGDSKQVIDLLQRQCSNWSMGGLLIEDARQLMDSCSEWTSSHAYREANMAAHHLAKSTLNFSEDLYDIEECFFCIQSIVNLEML, encoded by the coding sequence ATGGTTGGTACAGACAACATTGGGGTGGGAGTGATAATTAGAGACCATCAAGGTCAGATTATAGGAGCACTCATGGCCTCCAAATGTCTGAAAGGTAGCTCATTTGATGCTGAAGCTCACGGCCTCTTACTGGCAACAGTTTTCTGCAAGGAGCTAGGATTAAAGCATGTCGTTATAGAAGGCGATTCCAAGCAAGTGATAGATTTGCTACAGAGGCAGTGTTCTAATTGGAGTATGGGGGGATTGCTGATTGAAGATGCACGGCAACTAATGGATTCTTGCAGTGAGTGGACATCTTCTCATGCTTATAGGGAGGCCAACATGGCTGCTCATCATCTTGCCAAGTCTACTCTAAATTTCTCAGAAGATTTATATGATATTGAAGAATGTTTTTTCTGCATTCAATCAATTGTAAACCTGGAGATGTTGTAA
- the LOC121240571 gene encoding uncharacterized protein LOC121240571 isoform X2, with protein sequence MAVDRHTPDLLLPSQFDPYDEEDLFPENLKPSHLHKDFSSNSKPWEADPHGHGNESVFSNSPVESDLGSADTESDRDDDYIAELTRQMSHYMLQEDHDQNSLPCTEKMEKTWGLAGSPQSTLWPPLGSSHGSPHIGSSQEDPFRDGTYDEELRSSSFKPGVGLNSNPALTDDQLRAIQFYTLKQRAMKQQGSPNWPGRQAKAPTRQPVQSREQPDQQVHEQKGGSCINIGRSLDGGKSRTTNPWTQSPTQRELQVKCNQQKGSSAMRMFVLGGESSSESSCTGTGVFLPRGIWYSSEPRKKPGCSTVFIPARVVQALQLHFDQMGVKPRTKSGGCPLQLLSDGWIGRRDDSKQKRQQRTAPVMSQHDIGLPQEWKY encoded by the exons ATGGCTGTTGACCGACACACTCCAGATTTACTTCTTCCCTCTCAGTTTGATCCCTACGATGAGGAAGATCTCTTTCCAGAGAATCTCAAACCTTCCCACCTGCACAAAGACTTCTCGAGCAATTCTAAACCTTGGGAAGCTGATCCCCACGGTCACGGAAATGAATCGGTTTTCAGTAATTCCCCTGTTGAGTCGGACCTCGGTTCGGCCGATACGGAGAGTGACAGGGACGACGATTACATTGCCGAGTTAACTCGCCAGATGTCTCACTACATGCTCCAAGAAGATCATGACCAAAACTCCCTCCCATGCactgaaaaaatggaaaag ACATGGGGTTTGGCCGGCTCGCCACAATCAACGCTATGGCCACCGCTGGGCTCGAGCCATGGAAGCCCACATATTGGTTCTTCTCAAGAAGACCCCTTTCGGGATGGCACCTATGATGAGGAGCTTCGGAGCTCTTCATTCAAACCAGGTGTTGGGTTGAACTCAAATCCAGCTCTCACTGACGATCAACTTCGTGCTATTCAA TTCTATACGCTTAAACAGCGTGCTATGAAGCAACAAGGCTCTCCAAACTGGCCGGGAAGACAAGCTAAAGCGCCTACTCGCCAACCAGTGCAATCAAGAGAACAGCCTGATCAGCAGGTTCATGAGCAGAAAGGTGGATCATGTATTAATATTGGCCGGTCTCTTGATGGAGGAAAGTCTCGTACAACAAACCCCTGGACTCAGTCTCCGACTCAGAGAGAGCTACAGGTGAAGTGTAACCAGCAAAAAGGGTCGTCGGCTATGAGGATGTTTGTACTGGGAGGCGAGTCAAGTAGTGAGTCATCATGTACTGGGACAGGTGTTTTCCTGCCTCGAGGAATCTGGTACTCTTCGGAACCACGCAAGAAACCAG GTTGCTCCACTGTTTTTATACCAGCAAGAGTAGTGCAGGCCCTGCAACTCCACTTTGACCAGATGGGAGTGAAGCCTCGAACCAAATCTGGTGGTTGCCCTCTGCAGC TACTATCAGATGGTTGGATTGGAAGGAGAGATGATTCAAAGCAGAAACGACAGCAGCGGACCGCACCAGTCATGAGCCAGCATGACATCGGGCTGCCTCAAGAATGGAAGTACTGA
- the LOC121240571 gene encoding uncharacterized protein LOC121240571 isoform X1, translated as MAVDRHTPDLLLPSQFDPYDEEDLFPENLKPSHLHKDFSSNSKPWEADPHGHGNESVFSNSPVESDLGSADTESDRDDDYIAELTRQMSHYMLQEDHDQNSLPCTEKMEKTWGLAGSPQSTLWPPLGSSHGSPHIGSSQEDPFRDGTYDEELRSSSFKPGVGLNSNPALTDDQLRAIQVFYTLKQRAMKQQGSPNWPGRQAKAPTRQPVQSREQPDQQVHEQKGGSCINIGRSLDGGKSRTTNPWTQSPTQRELQVKCNQQKGSSAMRMFVLGGESSSESSCTGTGVFLPRGIWYSSEPRKKPGCSTVFIPARVVQALQLHFDQMGVKPRTKSGGCPLQLLSDGWIGRRDDSKQKRQQRTAPVMSQHDIGLPQEWKY; from the exons ATGGCTGTTGACCGACACACTCCAGATTTACTTCTTCCCTCTCAGTTTGATCCCTACGATGAGGAAGATCTCTTTCCAGAGAATCTCAAACCTTCCCACCTGCACAAAGACTTCTCGAGCAATTCTAAACCTTGGGAAGCTGATCCCCACGGTCACGGAAATGAATCGGTTTTCAGTAATTCCCCTGTTGAGTCGGACCTCGGTTCGGCCGATACGGAGAGTGACAGGGACGACGATTACATTGCCGAGTTAACTCGCCAGATGTCTCACTACATGCTCCAAGAAGATCATGACCAAAACTCCCTCCCATGCactgaaaaaatggaaaag ACATGGGGTTTGGCCGGCTCGCCACAATCAACGCTATGGCCACCGCTGGGCTCGAGCCATGGAAGCCCACATATTGGTTCTTCTCAAGAAGACCCCTTTCGGGATGGCACCTATGATGAGGAGCTTCGGAGCTCTTCATTCAAACCAGGTGTTGGGTTGAACTCAAATCCAGCTCTCACTGACGATCAACTTCGTGCTATTCAAGTa TTCTATACGCTTAAACAGCGTGCTATGAAGCAACAAGGCTCTCCAAACTGGCCGGGAAGACAAGCTAAAGCGCCTACTCGCCAACCAGTGCAATCAAGAGAACAGCCTGATCAGCAGGTTCATGAGCAGAAAGGTGGATCATGTATTAATATTGGCCGGTCTCTTGATGGAGGAAAGTCTCGTACAACAAACCCCTGGACTCAGTCTCCGACTCAGAGAGAGCTACAGGTGAAGTGTAACCAGCAAAAAGGGTCGTCGGCTATGAGGATGTTTGTACTGGGAGGCGAGTCAAGTAGTGAGTCATCATGTACTGGGACAGGTGTTTTCCTGCCTCGAGGAATCTGGTACTCTTCGGAACCACGCAAGAAACCAG GTTGCTCCACTGTTTTTATACCAGCAAGAGTAGTGCAGGCCCTGCAACTCCACTTTGACCAGATGGGAGTGAAGCCTCGAACCAAATCTGGTGGTTGCCCTCTGCAGC TACTATCAGATGGTTGGATTGGAAGGAGAGATGATTCAAAGCAGAAACGACAGCAGCGGACCGCACCAGTCATGAGCCAGCATGACATCGGGCTGCCTCAAGAATGGAAGTACTGA